The following coding sequences lie in one Chryseobacterium culicis genomic window:
- a CDS encoding SusC/RagA family TonB-linked outer membrane protein, translating into MNVKLCVLSAGVMFFLGQSAFAQTTKKDTANTKVIDEIVVVGVQKKKKEEVTQAVSVVSGEELTRMSASSTGITNMLQGKMSGLQVSTNSGKPGEPGSIRIRGAINVSSTLGASDPLFVVDGVYMTQRQFNSIPPTDIESVTELKDAASTAVYGARAANGVIVVTTKRGKLGKPAITYDTRFGFAYKPKDINFKMMNTAQKIQFEDEMSTIGINPNPLYTEQEKAQLLAQDHDWSKEILRNSSIQYHNLSVRGGGDKNSYYASIGYDSDSGILQELEGFKRYNARFNFDQKITDKMKLGFDFGIVNVKTQDQRFSYNALSPFYSVYSLNPYEPIYNPNGSFNPTTNSINPIDLRRNEVTTDWRTRLSGQVFGTYEFFKGLSFKSTFGTIYDLRKNKYVVRKGSDIAKVYGYPDGSIRDTRSDFWTYVFNNRFDFTRSFGQHKVSAVAAFEYSQEQFGSLSGTKRVMLGPDITDVGSAATPFAVTGNTTTTNYVSLLGVVDYNYANRYIVSGSIRRDGNSRLGEGNKYGNFWSASAAWNLAKESFFDVPFFNDVKFRYSIGTTGNISALADYQNLISIVSGDYGLDPTSGPSNNVGNKNLKWESKTSQNLGVDFVMWNNRVKLSAEVFKDDRKDFLYAIPSTQYEGGGYLFSSVTNAGNIEIKGFESELNIDIIRSKDIDWSVRGNISMLKYNVKSLYGTNTQLSLDGYTFMSIGNEPTVFKMVKSAGVDPTNGDALYYKLDGSITNVYSSGDAQFLPGKSTLPSAYGGFGTTFRYKGFDLNADFSFQTGGYSYNIVGQNLVDFSAYNQNLSTDAFNYWKNPGDKDVLPKPNVNGLQTTDQFLQKTDFVRLRSVEIGYTFDKKFLGEKLPVNSIRVYGSGQNLALWTNFTGDPEIAVASETQINNGAFIPGALSLYNYPNTRTFLMGVQVNF; encoded by the coding sequence ATGAATGTTAAATTATGTGTATTGAGTGCAGGAGTTATGTTCTTTTTAGGACAATCCGCTTTTGCGCAAACAACTAAAAAAGATACAGCAAATACTAAAGTAATTGATGAGATTGTTGTAGTTGGGGTACAAAAAAAGAAAAAAGAAGAAGTTACCCAAGCTGTTTCTGTAGTATCTGGTGAAGAATTAACTAGAATGTCAGCTTCAAGTACAGGTATTACGAACATGCTTCAAGGTAAGATGTCAGGTTTGCAGGTGTCTACAAACTCTGGTAAGCCAGGAGAACCAGGATCAATTAGAATTAGAGGAGCTATTAACGTTTCTTCTACTTTAGGAGCATCTGATCCATTATTTGTGGTTGATGGTGTTTACATGACTCAACGTCAGTTTAACTCGATCCCTCCAACAGATATTGAAAGTGTTACAGAATTGAAAGATGCAGCTTCTACAGCTGTATATGGAGCGAGAGCAGCAAACGGGGTTATCGTAGTTACTACTAAAAGAGGTAAACTAGGAAAACCTGCCATTACATACGATACAAGATTTGGTTTTGCTTATAAGCCAAAAGATATCAACTTCAAAATGATGAATACTGCACAAAAGATTCAGTTTGAAGATGAGATGTCTACTATTGGAATTAATCCAAACCCGCTTTATACAGAGCAGGAAAAAGCTCAGTTGCTAGCACAAGATCATGATTGGTCAAAAGAAATTTTAAGAAACTCAAGCATTCAATACCACAACTTATCTGTAAGAGGTGGAGGAGATAAAAACTCATATTATGCTTCTATCGGTTATGATTCTGACTCAGGGATCCTACAAGAATTAGAGGGTTTCAAAAGATATAATGCAAGATTTAACTTCGACCAGAAGATTACTGATAAAATGAAGTTAGGTTTTGATTTTGGTATCGTAAATGTTAAGACCCAAGATCAGCGTTTTTCATATAACGCATTAAGCCCGTTCTATTCAGTATATTCATTGAATCCATATGAGCCAATTTATAATCCAAATGGTTCATTTAACCCTACAACAAACTCTATTAACCCAATTGACCTTAGAAGAAATGAGGTGACAACAGATTGGAGAACTAGATTGTCAGGACAGGTTTTTGGTACATACGAATTCTTTAAAGGATTATCATTTAAATCTACTTTCGGTACGATCTATGACCTTAGAAAAAACAAATATGTTGTAAGAAAAGGTTCAGATATTGCTAAAGTATATGGATATCCGGATGGAAGTATCAGAGATACTAGATCAGATTTCTGGACATATGTATTTAACAACAGATTCGACTTTACAAGATCTTTTGGACAACATAAAGTATCTGCAGTTGCTGCATTTGAATATAGCCAGGAACAATTTGGTAGTTTATCTGGTACAAAAAGAGTTATGCTAGGACCAGATATTACTGACGTAGGTTCTGCAGCTACTCCATTTGCTGTTACAGGTAATACAACTACAACAAATTACGTGAGTTTATTAGGAGTTGTTGACTATAACTACGCTAATAGATATATCGTATCAGGATCCATCAGACGAGATGGAAACTCAAGATTAGGAGAAGGTAACAAATATGGTAACTTCTGGTCTGCTTCAGCAGCATGGAATTTAGCAAAAGAATCTTTCTTTGATGTACCTTTCTTCAATGATGTTAAATTCAGATATAGTATTGGTACAACAGGTAATATCTCTGCTCTTGCTGATTACCAAAACCTTATTTCTATTGTATCTGGTGACTATGGTTTAGATCCTACATCAGGTCCTTCTAATAACGTAGGAAATAAAAACCTTAAATGGGAATCTAAAACATCTCAAAACTTAGGGGTTGACTTTGTAATGTGGAATAACAGAGTTAAACTAAGTGCGGAAGTATTTAAGGATGACAGAAAAGATTTCCTTTATGCAATTCCAAGTACTCAATATGAAGGTGGAGGATATTTATTCTCGAGTGTTACTAACGCCGGAAATATTGAAATCAAAGGTTTCGAATCTGAATTGAATATTGACATCATCAGAAGTAAAGATATTGACTGGTCTGTAAGAGGAAATATTTCAATGCTTAAATATAACGTGAAGAGCTTGTATGGAACTAACACTCAGCTTAGTTTAGACGGTTACACATTTATGAGCATCGGAAATGAGCCAACAGTATTTAAAATGGTTAAAAGTGCAGGGGTAGATCCAACTAACGGAGATGCATTGTACTACAAACTTGATGGTTCTATCACCAATGTATATAGCTCAGGTGATGCTCAATTCTTACCAGGAAAATCTACTTTACCAAGTGCTTATGGAGGTTTTGGAACAACTTTCAGATATAAAGGATTTGACTTAAATGCAGATTTCTCTTTCCAGACAGGAGGATATAGCTACAATATTGTAGGACAAAACCTTGTTGACTTCTCTGCTTACAACCAAAACTTAAGCACAGATGCATTTAACTACTGGAAAAACCCAGGTGATAAGGATGTATTGCCAAAACCTAACGTAAATGGTCTTCAAACAACAGATCAATTCTTACAAAAAACAGATTTCGTAAGACTAAGATCAGTAGAAATTGGATATACATTTGATAAGAAATTCTTAGGTGAGAAACTTCCTGTAAACAGTATCAGAGTATACGGTTCTGGTCAGAACTTAGCGCTTTGGACTAACTTTACAGGGGATCCAGAAATCGCTGTAGCTTCTGAAACTCAGATTAACAATGGAGCATTTATTCCAGGAGCTTTAAGCTTATATAACTATCCAAATACAAGAACATTCCTAATGGGAGTGCAAGTTAACTTCTAA
- a CDS encoding RagB/SusD family nutrient uptake outer membrane protein produces the protein MKKNIVRIVLFASLAFTATSCTDDLSVQPNDRLIVDNYYTTEGDFRRGVDYAYDAFKAGGYYAGDNSQVIIPDILSDNLIQNPQGRRSNNDGYNLNFAGNVGEITSVYGAGYAVAARANAVLDKINNLPAGAFRTNIEAEARGLRAITHFDIVRRYCKIPTQSADAGTSMGIAYVDKFDPFLITTRSLNVNQVYDRILGDLLFAEQNITQSANVGKLTKAAVQGMLSRVYLYKGDYDNAILWGQKAIALKPSVGAIGTFKNIWNDTSTDGVLFKVLNSSIENIKTGSAYNQTVGGQIKSEYVVDYDLYTKFVDTDIRKSSYIITSPFNGKNYNNVIKYKQATDKPIEAVDVKYLRTSEVLLNVAEAMYKKGNEAGALGLLNTLRAQRYSGFVPGTESGQALWNEIMLQRRLELAFETDRFFTLKRLALPIQRSNFGPESNGAGNPATVLSLPVASHKWQLPIPQGAIDNNPQIQQNPGY, from the coding sequence ATGAAAAAAAATATAGTAAGAATAGTATTATTTGCATCACTTGCTTTCACTGCAACATCTTGTACGGATGATTTAAGTGTACAGCCAAATGATAGACTGATTGTAGATAACTATTATACAACTGAAGGAGATTTCAGAAGAGGTGTTGATTATGCTTATGATGCATTCAAAGCAGGAGGGTACTATGCTGGAGATAATAGCCAAGTAATTATTCCAGATATTCTTTCAGATAACTTAATTCAGAATCCTCAGGGAAGAAGATCTAATAATGATGGTTACAACTTAAACTTTGCTGGAAACGTAGGAGAGATTACTTCTGTGTATGGAGCAGGTTATGCTGTGGCAGCTAGAGCTAATGCAGTTCTTGATAAGATTAATAACTTACCTGCAGGAGCATTCAGAACCAATATCGAAGCTGAAGCAAGAGGTCTTCGTGCAATTACTCACTTTGATATTGTTAGAAGATATTGTAAAATACCTACTCAGTCTGCTGATGCAGGAACTTCAATGGGTATTGCATATGTAGATAAATTTGATCCGTTTTTAATAACTACAAGAAGCTTGAACGTAAATCAGGTTTATGACAGAATTCTTGGAGATTTACTTTTTGCTGAACAAAACATTACGCAATCAGCAAATGTTGGTAAACTGACAAAAGCTGCTGTACAAGGTATGTTATCAAGAGTATATCTATATAAAGGTGACTATGATAATGCAATTCTTTGGGGACAAAAAGCTATCGCTTTGAAACCAAGTGTAGGAGCAATCGGAACTTTCAAAAATATCTGGAACGATACTTCTACTGATGGAGTATTATTCAAAGTATTGAACTCAAGTATTGAAAACATTAAAACAGGTTCTGCTTATAACCAGACTGTAGGAGGTCAGATTAAATCAGAATATGTTGTTGACTATGATCTATATACTAAATTCGTAGATACAGATATCAGAAAATCTTCTTATATTATAACTTCTCCTTTTAATGGTAAGAACTATAATAACGTAATTAAATACAAGCAAGCTACAGATAAGCCAATTGAAGCTGTTGATGTTAAGTATTTAAGAACTTCAGAAGTACTTTTAAATGTTGCTGAAGCAATGTATAAGAAAGGAAATGAAGCTGGAGCTCTAGGGTTATTAAATACATTAAGAGCTCAAAGATATTCTGGTTTTGTTCCTGGAACAGAATCTGGTCAAGCTCTTTGGAATGAAATTATGTTACAGAGAAGATTAGAGTTAGCATTTGAAACAGACAGATTCTTTACATTAAAGAGACTTGCTCTACCTATTCAAAGATCTAACTTCGGTCCGGAATCTAATGGAGCAGGAAACCCTGCGACTGTTTTGTCGCTTCCTGTTGCAAGTCATAAGTGGCAATTACCAATTCCTCAAGGAGCAATTGATAACAATCCACAGATTCAGCAAAACCCTGGTTATTAA
- a CDS encoding putative porin has product MKYILFILFSLGFVAKAQVVNKADAKPQPQKEDTLVIDSGKKDSLKIFKPTINDYQYQTQFSEKKVFDTVMTFDKTYIFSQQNNKDNFGRVQPANIGSGFNPLVFEVNAEENLSLLPSNKSYMIIGANDVKYYDVKTPTATFVYHNAMRNGAALRSTYTQNIGKRFNFALEYMGLRSQGLYRNSLSANNNTLFSGHYVSKSGNYELFAHYLHQNVNNQESGGITEDNLFMNGDSNYSNRQNAQVNLASSSSQFSYRRYYLSHQFTPFNSGKFPFSIRHIISHQGNKYYYNQTGLESYWYDAPTDLVNGFPLTTKKYSENFSNTVSLIFNNEKFKLDAGVRYQMIKLGIRDVVALNGVPFPGELKENRIGAVGNLQVKLWDKIQLNSFLEFSNGSQFKSYLKTTNNLKFEPIKDYFVNAKVNFQSAYPSFNYLLNTSVYNNFNYYLENAKNQSVMEVGGSINLKWFKTEIFANYFRIDNYTYFDSNGSPKQSNNSVNISQIGGDATFSFNKFHLNTRVHFQNTLTNKELLPMPGFIGRANFFYQTQAFKKAAEIQAGVKVYYFSKFASRDYFPVLNEYILPNANSFSIGGQPIADIYINMKVKKMFFFIEGQQIGTVISNNKAYAFPHYPVYDFRLNIGIVWYLFN; this is encoded by the coding sequence ATGAAGTACATCCTTTTCATACTCTTCTCTTTAGGTTTTGTAGCCAAAGCTCAGGTCGTTAATAAAGCAGACGCTAAGCCTCAACCCCAGAAAGAAGATACCCTTGTGATTGATTCCGGGAAGAAAGATTCCCTGAAAATATTCAAACCTACCATTAATGATTACCAGTATCAGACTCAGTTTTCCGAAAAGAAAGTTTTTGATACGGTAATGACTTTTGATAAAACGTATATCTTTTCCCAACAAAATAATAAAGATAACTTTGGAAGAGTACAGCCTGCCAATATTGGCTCTGGATTTAACCCTCTTGTATTCGAAGTGAATGCTGAGGAAAACCTTTCCTTATTGCCATCCAATAAATCGTATATGATTATTGGAGCAAATGATGTGAAATACTACGATGTAAAAACGCCTACTGCTACCTTTGTTTATCACAATGCCATGCGAAACGGAGCCGCTCTAAGGTCTACCTATACCCAGAACATTGGGAAAAGATTCAATTTTGCCCTTGAATACATGGGACTTCGTTCTCAGGGACTTTACAGAAACTCATTATCAGCAAATAATAATACCCTGTTCTCAGGACACTATGTTTCAAAAAGTGGTAATTATGAGCTCTTTGCTCACTATCTTCACCAGAATGTAAACAATCAGGAAAGTGGTGGTATTACAGAGGATAACCTGTTTATGAATGGGGACAGTAATTATAGCAACAGGCAAAATGCGCAGGTAAATCTCGCCTCTTCAAGCTCGCAGTTTTCTTACAGAAGATACTATCTGAGCCATCAGTTTACACCTTTCAACTCTGGGAAATTTCCTTTCAGCATAAGACATATTATTTCTCATCAGGGGAATAAATATTATTATAACCAAACTGGATTGGAGTCTTATTGGTATGATGCTCCTACGGATTTAGTGAATGGTTTTCCACTGACAACTAAGAAATACTCTGAAAACTTCAGTAATACAGTAAGCTTGATTTTTAATAATGAAAAATTCAAACTGGATGCCGGTGTACGCTATCAAATGATCAAATTAGGGATAAGAGATGTTGTTGCCCTTAATGGAGTGCCTTTCCCTGGTGAGCTAAAAGAAAACAGAATCGGAGCTGTAGGAAACCTGCAGGTAAAACTTTGGGATAAAATCCAGCTGAACTCATTCCTTGAATTTTCAAACGGAAGCCAGTTTAAAAGTTACCTGAAAACAACCAATAATCTGAAGTTTGAACCTATCAAAGATTATTTCGTTAATGCAAAAGTGAACTTCCAGAGTGCTTACCCTTCATTCAATTACTTACTGAATACTTCCGTTTACAATAATTTCAATTACTACCTTGAAAATGCAAAGAACCAATCTGTAATGGAAGTGGGAGGAAGTATTAATCTAAAATGGTTTAAAACAGAAATCTTTGCCAATTACTTCAGAATTGACAACTATACTTATTTTGATAGTAACGGAAGTCCTAAGCAAAGTAATAATTCAGTGAATATCTCTCAGATTGGAGGAGATGCTACTTTCAGCTTCAACAAATTCCATCTGAATACAAGAGTGCATTTCCAGAATACTTTAACAAACAAAGAACTGCTTCCTATGCCAGGCTTTATTGGGAGAGCCAATTTCTTCTATCAGACGCAGGCTTTCAAAAAAGCAGCAGAAATTCAGGCAGGAGTTAAAGTATACTATTTTTCTAAATTTGCATCAAGAGATTATTTCCCAGTTCTTAACGAATATATCCTTCCTAACGCCAATTCATTTTCAATTGGAGGACAGCCTATCGCCGATATCTATATTAATATGAAAGTGAAAAAAATGTTCTTTTTCATAGAGGGTCAACAGATAGGAACTGTTATTTCCAATAACAAAGCATATGCATTTCCACATTATCCGGTGTATGATTTCAGATTGAATATTGGAATTGTGTGGTATTTGTTCAACTAA
- the bshC gene encoding bacillithiol biosynthesis cysteine-adding enzyme BshC, with translation MKTINKISFNDIESIPQLVKDFLNQKIEGFENNTFSLDHFRQQIHLKKDSFTAEKRSILSEVFEGQLASLSLSSKQRENIENSKLPNTFTITTGHQLNLFSGPVFFVYKILQTIKTCSYLKENFPDFNFVPVYWMASEDHDFAEINHFKTENNYYETNEKSGGPVGRIEISNTYFISEFEKEFKDSIFGTELILMMKEAYKTGNTLTEAIKILVNRLFSEFGLLIVDGDSKELKEQMKTIFKDELLNFSLQKIAKDKVDFLTEKYGKVQVNPREINLFYLSDTRDRIEYNGQKYIIVDKAIQFTEEEILAELENHPEKFSPNALMRPVYQENVLPNLAYIGGNAEIMYWLELKDYFSKIMIPFPILIPRNSMLFLKEKIIGKIEKLDLKIDDFFQNFTVLTNQKILKDNSILQLLEEKEELLIRNFSELKGAAETTEKSFGNMVKAEEVRQLKSFKRMKKRLLHAEKIKQNELLERLENLFLDVHPAKTWQERVYNFSVFFSDYGYSWLENCLEEMVVDDSKLIIVAI, from the coding sequence TTGAAAACAATTAATAAAATATCATTTAACGATATAGAAAGCATTCCTCAGCTGGTAAAAGATTTTTTAAATCAAAAAATTGAGGGTTTTGAAAATAATACATTTTCCCTAGATCATTTCAGGCAGCAGATTCATCTGAAAAAAGATTCTTTCACAGCAGAGAAAAGGAGCATTTTATCAGAGGTGTTCGAAGGCCAGCTTGCCAGCCTTTCCCTTTCTTCAAAGCAAAGAGAAAATATTGAAAATAGTAAGCTGCCCAATACATTCACCATTACAACAGGACATCAGCTGAATTTATTTTCAGGGCCTGTGTTCTTTGTGTATAAAATTCTTCAGACCATCAAGACATGCAGCTATCTGAAAGAAAATTTCCCGGATTTTAATTTTGTTCCGGTGTATTGGATGGCTTCAGAGGATCATGACTTTGCTGAGATCAATCATTTTAAAACCGAAAATAATTATTACGAAACCAATGAGAAATCTGGAGGTCCGGTAGGTCGAATTGAAATCAGTAATACCTATTTTATTTCGGAATTTGAAAAAGAATTTAAAGATTCTATTTTCGGAACAGAGCTGATCTTAATGATGAAGGAAGCTTACAAAACAGGAAATACCTTAACGGAGGCCATTAAGATTCTTGTTAACCGTCTTTTTTCAGAATTCGGGCTTCTGATTGTAGATGGAGATTCTAAGGAGCTTAAAGAGCAGATGAAGACAATTTTTAAAGATGAGCTTCTGAACTTCAGCCTACAAAAAATAGCTAAAGATAAAGTAGATTTTCTGACAGAGAAATATGGAAAGGTTCAGGTGAATCCTCGTGAAATAAACCTTTTCTACCTTTCTGATACCAGAGACAGAATTGAATATAACGGACAGAAATATATCATTGTAGATAAAGCAATTCAGTTTACTGAAGAGGAGATTCTGGCTGAATTGGAAAATCATCCTGAAAAATTCAGTCCCAACGCATTAATGCGCCCGGTGTACCAGGAAAATGTATTGCCAAACCTGGCTTATATCGGTGGAAATGCCGAAATCATGTACTGGCTGGAACTGAAAGATTATTTCTCAAAAATTATGATTCCTTTCCCTATTCTGATTCCAAGAAACTCTATGCTTTTCCTGAAGGAGAAAATAATAGGGAAGATTGAGAAACTGGATCTTAAAATAGACGACTTTTTTCAGAACTTCACGGTACTTACCAATCAGAAGATTTTAAAAGATAACTCTATTTTGCAGCTGTTGGAAGAAAAAGAAGAATTGCTGATCCGTAATTTTTCGGAGTTGAAAGGAGCTGCTGAAACTACTGAGAAATCCTTTGGAAATATGGTGAAGGCAGAAGAGGTACGGCAATTAAAATCATTTAAAAGAATGAAGAAACGCCTGCTTCATGCTGAAAAAATAAAACAGAATGAATTGCTGGAAAGACTTGAAAATCTGTTTTTAGATGTTCATCCTGCTAAAACATGGCAGGAAAGAGTATATAACTTTAGTGTATTCTTTTCAGATTATGGATATTCGTGGCTTGAAAATTGTTTGGAAGAAATGGTGGTTGATGATTCCAAATTAATAATTGTTGCCATTTAA
- a CDS encoding LysM peptidoglycan-binding domain-containing protein, whose amino-acid sequence MIKRFFILSSLCMVLGVSAQKSHTVVQGDNPYNIAKKYGMTVDELLKLNPKHKDGKLAIGDVLTIKSDKAATPVVTKTAPAEKVTSITSASSLGKIVLLPKQTIYGITKQYRISETDLRKLNPELDSHMKIGDEITLPLASIKKYGGEQQAVSGEKHAEPAVEKNITTITPTTVTTAVEGESYVIQSKDNYYRITKQFGISQQDLFALNPGLEEKGLKPGDTIKIKTSTTNNTNTDTPTEPSNPKAKMDSGNEKSTAASNVVAGDDYVTYTVQQGDTVFSIVNKFGVSIDELIALNPDLSHGLKTGMVLKIKKQDAAYVKKNGDALSVILMLPFGYSTNETQYRGMALDFLTGAKLAIERNARGGQKLDIKVVDSGNEASFKNSLTQINPDNTDLIIGPFFKSNVIDVLDFTKNQKIPVVAPFANTPELYNYSNLIIVETNNQTYADKIVEEVKGTYSDQKIYIVADPKKENANYIKAGLEKAVKNPNIIIVNSPADIQPDQNMMTGQSAPVIAILANDDNAAGDAFASRIIAVSKEVQGVKAFSMFYSPVFEKKVDELSQASLVYLMDRKINTDGNFEKEILAAYKSKYCKTPPKYAIVGFDVVNDMLTRENKKGEIFKQMNKVQTQLATKFEFVKSKANGAYVNTGYRVIRLVP is encoded by the coding sequence ATGATAAAGAGGTTTTTTATTCTATCCAGTTTATGTATGGTTTTGGGAGTTTCAGCCCAGAAATCACATACGGTTGTGCAAGGTGATAATCCTTACAACATTGCCAAAAAGTATGGAATGACTGTAGATGAATTGCTGAAGCTAAACCCAAAACATAAAGATGGCAAATTGGCTATCGGAGATGTTTTAACAATAAAATCAGATAAAGCAGCCACTCCGGTTGTGACAAAAACAGCTCCAGCAGAAAAAGTAACTTCAATTACAAGTGCTTCTTCTCTAGGTAAAATTGTTTTACTACCAAAGCAAACAATCTATGGTATTACAAAACAATACAGAATTTCCGAAACTGATTTAAGAAAATTGAATCCTGAGCTGGATTCTCACATGAAAATCGGGGACGAGATTACTTTACCTCTTGCAAGCATAAAAAAATATGGCGGAGAGCAACAGGCTGTATCAGGAGAAAAACATGCTGAACCTGCCGTGGAAAAAAACATAACGACCATTACACCTACCACTGTTACCACTGCTGTAGAAGGAGAGTCTTATGTGATTCAGTCTAAAGATAACTATTACAGAATTACAAAACAGTTTGGCATCAGCCAGCAGGATCTTTTTGCTTTAAATCCAGGATTGGAAGAAAAAGGACTTAAGCCTGGGGATACCATTAAAATAAAAACATCCACTACAAATAATACCAATACTGACACGCCTACTGAACCTTCAAATCCAAAAGCAAAAATGGATTCCGGGAACGAAAAATCAACCGCTGCTTCCAATGTTGTAGCAGGAGATGATTATGTTACCTATACAGTTCAGCAGGGAGATACAGTATTCTCTATCGTTAATAAATTTGGTGTTTCCATAGATGAGCTTATTGCTCTGAACCCAGACCTTTCACATGGCTTGAAGACCGGAATGGTTCTAAAAATCAAGAAGCAGGATGCTGCTTATGTGAAGAAAAACGGGGATGCTTTAAGTGTTATCCTAATGCTTCCTTTCGGGTACAGTACAAACGAAACCCAATACAGAGGAATGGCCCTTGACTTTTTGACAGGAGCTAAGCTTGCCATCGAAAGAAATGCAAGAGGTGGACAAAAACTGGATATCAAAGTAGTAGACTCAGGAAATGAAGCTTCATTTAAAAATTCTTTGACACAGATTAATCCGGATAATACAGATCTTATTATCGGTCCATTCTTCAAATCCAATGTAATTGATGTTCTTGATTTTACAAAAAATCAGAAAATCCCGGTAGTAGCACCATTTGCCAATACTCCGGAACTCTATAACTACAGCAATCTTATTATCGTAGAAACGAACAATCAGACTTATGCTGACAAGATTGTAGAAGAAGTAAAAGGTACGTATTCGGATCAGAAAATATATATCGTGGCAGATCCTAAAAAAGAAAATGCCAACTATATCAAAGCAGGACTTGAAAAAGCGGTGAAAAATCCTAATATCATTATTGTGAATTCTCCGGCAGATATTCAGCCTGATCAGAATATGATGACAGGACAATCTGCTCCGGTTATTGCTATTTTAGCGAATGATGATAATGCAGCAGGCGATGCTTTTGCCAGCAGAATAATCGCTGTTTCTAAAGAAGTACAGGGAGTAAAAGCCTTCAGTATGTTCTATTCTCCAGTTTTTGAAAAGAAAGTAGATGAGCTGAGTCAGGCAAGTCTGGTATATCTGATGGATAGAAAGATTAATACTGACGGTAATTTTGAGAAAGAAATTCTGGCTGCTTATAAAAGCAAATACTGCAAAACTCCACCAAAATATGCTATCGTAGGTTTTGATGTTGTCAATGACATGTTAACCAGAGAAAATAAAAAAGGAGAGATATTTAAACAGATGAATAAAGTTCAGACTCAGCTTGCTACAAAATTTGAGTTTGTAAAATCTAAAGCTAATGGTGCTTATGTAAATACTGGTTATAGAGTAATCAGGTTGGTACCTTAA
- the fabD gene encoding ACP S-malonyltransferase, which translates to MKALVFPGQGSQFVGMGKELYDSRKDIKDLMESANEILGFDILSMMFSGTDEDLKKTEVTQPSIFIHSVAALKAVNGLGAEMVAGHSLGEFSALVANGVLSFDDGLKLVSERAKAMQEACDANPSSMAAILGLEDAKVEEICAQISGIVVPANYNCPGQLVISGETLAVEEACVKLKEAGAKRALLLPVNGAFHSPLMQPAQERLAAAIEKTKFRKATIPVYQNITTTAVTNPDEIKQNLIAQLTGPVKWTQSVQNMIKDGASNFVEVGPGKTLQGLIKKIDGSVESTSAI; encoded by the coding sequence ATGAAAGCACTTGTATTTCCAGGGCAGGGTTCTCAGTTCGTAGGAATGGGAAAAGAATTGTATGATTCTAGAAAAGATATTAAAGATCTGATGGAATCTGCCAATGAAATTTTAGGTTTCGACATTCTTTCCATGATGTTCAGCGGAACGGATGAGGATCTTAAGAAAACAGAGGTTACCCAGCCTTCAATATTTATACATTCAGTAGCCGCATTAAAAGCCGTAAATGGTCTTGGCGCTGAAATGGTAGCAGGACACTCTTTAGGAGAGTTTTCAGCTTTAGTTGCCAACGGAGTTTTATCTTTTGATGACGGTTTGAAATTAGTTTCTGAAAGAGCAAAAGCGATGCAGGAAGCTTGTGACGCCAATCCAAGTTCTATGGCAGCGATCTTAGGATTAGAGGATGCTAAGGTGGAAGAAATTTGTGCACAGATCAGCGGAATTGTTGTTCCTGCAAACTATAACTGTCCGGGACAATTGGTAATCTCAGGAGAAACACTTGCTGTAGAAGAAGCTTGTGTAAAGCTGAAAGAAGCAGGAGCTAAAAGAGCATTGCTGTTACCGGTAAACGGAGCTTTCCACTCACCATTAATGCAGCCTGCACAGGAAAGACTGGCAGCAGCTATTGAAAAAACAAAATTCAGAAAAGCAACTATTCCTGTATACCAGAATATCACTACAACAGCGGTAACAAATCCTGATGAGATCAAACAAAATCTGATCGCTCAGCTTACCGGTCCTGTAAAATGGACACAATCTGTCCAGAACATGATTAAAGACGGTGCCTCTAATTTCGTTGAAGTTGGACCGGGAAAAACCCTTCAGGGATTGATCAAGAAAATTGACGGATCCGTAGAATCTACTTCTGCAATCTAA